A genomic segment from Streptomyces sp. NBC_00459 encodes:
- a CDS encoding SPL family radical SAM protein, with protein sequence MEPVEIEAKTLIQKSKTPSNDYVINPYTGCVLGCAYCFASFAGRQFGRSAKEWGDYLYVKKNAVDLARKELARMPEHKRHGTMLLSSVTDPYQGHETKYRLTRGILRELKAVEYPGLVRILTKSPVVTRDIDLLAGLPRAEVGMTVTTADDKVSRWLEVRAPLASRRLRTLTELREAGIPTFAFVGPLLPHFAARPELLDHLFGQLVDAGITEVFMEHINLKRYIRERMDQVLADEPDEVREAYVQARTKEHREQLDAIVAGLLAKHGLRLRFDEVVHHDDNDALRQRLAGQA encoded by the coding sequence ATGGAACCGGTCGAGATCGAGGCGAAGACCCTGATCCAGAAGTCGAAAACCCCGTCGAACGACTACGTGATCAACCCCTACACCGGCTGTGTTCTGGGCTGCGCGTACTGCTTCGCCTCCTTCGCGGGGCGGCAGTTCGGCCGGTCGGCCAAGGAGTGGGGCGACTACCTGTACGTGAAGAAGAACGCCGTCGACCTGGCCCGCAAAGAGCTGGCCCGGATGCCCGAGCACAAGCGCCACGGCACGATGCTGCTCAGCTCGGTCACCGACCCCTACCAGGGCCACGAGACGAAGTACCGGCTCACCCGCGGCATCCTGCGCGAACTGAAAGCCGTCGAGTACCCGGGCCTGGTCCGCATCCTGACCAAGTCACCGGTCGTCACCCGCGACATCGACCTGCTCGCCGGCCTGCCCAGAGCGGAGGTCGGCATGACCGTGACCACCGCGGACGACAAGGTCAGCCGCTGGCTTGAGGTCCGCGCCCCGCTCGCCTCCCGTCGCCTGCGCACGCTCACGGAACTACGCGAGGCAGGTATCCCCACCTTCGCCTTCGTCGGCCCGCTCCTGCCCCACTTCGCCGCCCGGCCCGAACTCCTGGACCATCTCTTCGGGCAGCTCGTCGACGCGGGCATCACCGAGGTGTTCATGGAGCACATCAACCTCAAGCGGTACATCCGCGAGCGCATGGACCAGGTCCTCGCCGACGAACCCGACGAGGTGCGCGAGGCGTACGTACAGGCCCGCACCAAGGAACACCGCGAACAGCTCGACGCGATCGTGGCCGGCCTACTGGCCAAGCACGGGCTGCGGCTGCGCTTCGACGAGGTCGTCCACCACGACGACAACGACGCCCTGCGACAGAGGCTGGCCGGCCAGGCGTAG
- a CDS encoding helix-turn-helix domain-containing protein, translating to MSTVEEFFAQHDDWPWNPPRPGRATFHYLILVIEGELRHDVDHVTRTVSPGQWLWVRPGHAQCWHPPGAARGPFILFEPDVLRPDLARLLAPLTAHEAPAVLSPHPDDTAWLQQTALQLLDEHRALGSRPLGIHHALRRSLLESLLLRLANSPDTAPIGTATAGTGRADRYGRFLDALELHFRELHQAADYAESLGCSVRTLSRAARDATGKGVRELIDERRLLEARRLLAGARWDARTVAAHLGFTDPANFGRFFRDRTGLTPAAFAAGEATTVSHRFPGSDKTPGR from the coding sequence GTGAGTACCGTCGAGGAGTTCTTCGCCCAGCACGACGACTGGCCGTGGAACCCGCCCCGTCCGGGCCGTGCCACCTTCCACTACCTGATCCTGGTCATCGAGGGCGAGTTGAGGCACGACGTCGACCACGTCACTCGGACCGTCTCCCCCGGCCAGTGGCTGTGGGTGCGTCCCGGGCACGCGCAGTGCTGGCATCCGCCCGGCGCGGCCCGCGGCCCGTTCATCCTGTTCGAACCGGACGTGCTGCGGCCCGACCTCGCCCGTCTCCTGGCCCCGCTCACCGCGCACGAGGCCCCTGCCGTGCTCAGCCCGCACCCCGACGACACCGCCTGGCTCCAGCAGACTGCACTCCAGCTCCTGGACGAACACCGCGCACTGGGGAGCCGCCCCCTCGGCATCCACCACGCCCTGCGGCGGAGCCTCCTCGAATCGCTGCTGCTGCGCCTGGCCAACTCCCCGGACACCGCCCCCATCGGCACGGCCACGGCAGGCACTGGCCGCGCCGACAGGTACGGACGCTTCCTGGACGCCCTGGAGCTGCACTTCCGCGAACTCCACCAAGCCGCGGACTACGCCGAGTCGCTCGGCTGTTCGGTCCGCACCCTGAGCCGTGCCGCCCGGGACGCCACCGGCAAGGGGGTACGTGAACTCATCGACGAGCGGCGCCTCCTGGAAGCCCGGCGCCTGCTGGCAGGTGCCCGGTGGGACGCCCGGACTGTTGCCGCCCACCTCGGCTTCACCGACCCGGCGAACTTCGGCCGCTTCTTCCGCGACCGCACCGGCCTCACCCCGGCCGCCTTCGCCGCCGGCGAGGCCACGACCGTCTCGCATCGTTTCCCGGGATCCGACAAAACGCCCGGCAGATAG
- a CDS encoding thiamine pyrophosphate-binding protein, producing the protein MPVLTGGQIVARTLRNYGVDVVAGIPGHGIWSLTDAFLDDESRIPFIQTFHEQSAVHLADGYYRVTGRPQAAVTSIGAGASNTVIGMGTAFTDSTSVLVVTGGPPTHMRGHGLLQELDRYTANDFPKVAEAVSKRHWVVTRVEELPFVLHRCFNSMLTGRPGPVHLEVPMDVQAEAANVELHDLERRIPVGRQHPDPEAVDRAVDVLRAATRPVIVVGGGAITSEASDQVLSLAEKWQIPVVTTWNGKSAFPEDHELFAGSVGQTGTMTGNAIASSADVVISVGCRFTDWSASSYAKGISFSIPPAKLIHIDIDPHEIGKNYPAEVGIVADAQRAVAAIVDSLPAKGVDRSEYLAELARLKQDWEEKLAGRRDSDRFPFTSQRPLGALRNVLPRDAIIVAGSGNTQGAVKQTFPVYSPRTHLTSGGFSSMGWAIPAAVGAKLARPDSPVVCVLGDGDFLMTSQEIALSVTAGAPVIFVVQNNAGYMSIRGGQRKQTSRHIGTEFSHPDGSPYSPDFAAMGRAFGIESWKVNDAASLEPTLRKAVQSGAPALIEVPTDRDAAGPWVPGWWDFPIPAYITDERQEEYHRTRATEQHL; encoded by the coding sequence ATGCCCGTCCTCACCGGAGGCCAGATCGTCGCGCGGACCCTGCGCAACTACGGGGTCGACGTCGTCGCCGGCATCCCCGGCCACGGAATCTGGTCACTGACCGACGCCTTCCTCGACGACGAGTCCAGGATCCCCTTCATCCAGACCTTCCACGAGCAGAGCGCCGTCCACCTCGCCGACGGCTACTACCGTGTCACCGGCCGCCCGCAAGCCGCGGTCACCTCCATCGGCGCCGGCGCGAGCAACACCGTCATCGGCATGGGCACCGCGTTCACGGACTCCACCAGTGTTCTCGTCGTCACGGGCGGCCCGCCGACCCACATGCGCGGCCACGGACTGCTCCAGGAACTCGACCGCTACACGGCGAACGACTTCCCCAAGGTGGCCGAGGCCGTCAGCAAGCGGCACTGGGTCGTCACCCGGGTCGAGGAGCTTCCCTTCGTCCTGCACCGCTGTTTCAACTCCATGCTGACCGGCCGCCCGGGCCCGGTGCACCTCGAAGTCCCCATGGACGTACAGGCCGAGGCCGCGAACGTCGAACTCCACGACCTGGAGCGGCGCATCCCCGTCGGCCGCCAGCACCCCGACCCGGAAGCCGTGGACCGCGCGGTCGACGTGCTGCGCGCGGCGACCCGGCCGGTCATCGTGGTCGGCGGCGGGGCGATCACGTCCGAGGCCTCCGACCAGGTGCTCTCTCTCGCCGAGAAATGGCAGATCCCGGTCGTCACCACCTGGAACGGCAAGAGCGCCTTCCCCGAGGACCACGAGCTGTTCGCGGGCAGCGTCGGCCAGACCGGCACGATGACCGGCAATGCGATCGCGAGCTCCGCCGACGTCGTCATCTCGGTCGGCTGCCGCTTCACCGACTGGTCCGCCTCCAGCTACGCCAAGGGCATCAGCTTCTCGATCCCGCCCGCGAAGCTCATCCACATCGACATCGACCCGCACGAGATCGGCAAGAACTACCCCGCCGAAGTGGGCATCGTGGCGGACGCGCAGCGCGCCGTGGCAGCCATCGTCGACTCCCTCCCCGCCAAGGGCGTCGACCGCTCCGAGTACCTCGCCGAACTCGCCCGGCTCAAGCAGGACTGGGAGGAGAAGCTCGCCGGCCGCCGCGACAGCGACCGCTTCCCGTTCACCTCACAGCGCCCGCTCGGCGCCCTGCGCAACGTGCTCCCGCGCGACGCGATCATCGTCGCCGGCTCGGGCAACACCCAGGGCGCGGTCAAACAGACCTTCCCGGTCTACTCGCCGCGCACCCACCTCACCTCCGGCGGCTTCTCCTCCATGGGCTGGGCGATCCCGGCCGCCGTCGGCGCCAAGCTCGCCCGGCCGGACAGCCCGGTCGTGTGCGTCCTCGGCGACGGCGACTTCCTGATGACCTCCCAGGAGATCGCCCTGAGCGTCACCGCCGGCGCACCGGTGATCTTCGTCGTCCAGAACAACGCGGGCTACATGTCGATCCGCGGCGGTCAGCGCAAGCAGACCTCGCGGCACATCGGCACGGAGTTCTCGCACCCCGACGGATCGCCGTACAGCCCCGACTTCGCGGCCATGGGCCGGGCCTTCGGGATCGAGTCGTGGAAGGTGAACGACGCCGCGTCCCTGGAGCCGACGCTGCGCAAGGCGGTCCAGTCCGGGGCCCCCGCGCTGATCGAGGTCCCCACGGACCGCGACGCCGCGGGCCCCTGGGTCCCCGGCTGGTGGGACTTCCCGATCCCGGCGTACATCACGGACGAGCGACAGGAGGAGTACCACCGCACCCGGGCCACCGAGCAGCACCTCTGA
- a CDS encoding ThuA domain-containing protein: MTRVLYLYGGWPGHKPYQVAEEWALPIFKNLGFDVDETNDIFSLDADLTGYDLIALNWNNALLSEGLTAAQESNLLRAVENGTGIAAWHGAAAAFRTSLKYHWLIGGSFLEHPAGEGVKYPYDVTITDTDHTITVGVKDFRVASEQYYMSVDPNNHVLAETTFTGEHLPWLEGKTIPQAWTRTWGRGRVFYSAVGHDLDDLQNPDVTRLCTQGFAWAARHHA; the protein is encoded by the coding sequence ATGACACGCGTTCTGTATCTCTACGGAGGCTGGCCGGGCCACAAGCCCTACCAGGTGGCCGAGGAATGGGCCCTGCCGATCTTCAAGAACCTCGGGTTCGACGTCGACGAGACCAACGACATCTTCTCCCTCGACGCCGACCTCACCGGCTACGACCTCATCGCCCTCAACTGGAACAACGCCCTGCTGTCCGAGGGGCTGACCGCCGCCCAGGAGTCGAACCTGCTGCGGGCGGTGGAGAACGGCACCGGGATCGCCGCCTGGCACGGCGCCGCCGCCGCGTTCCGCACCAGCCTCAAGTACCACTGGCTCATCGGCGGCAGCTTCCTCGAACACCCCGCCGGCGAAGGTGTGAAGTACCCCTACGACGTCACCATCACGGACACCGACCACACGATCACCGTCGGAGTGAAGGACTTCAGGGTCGCCTCCGAGCAGTACTACATGTCCGTCGACCCCAACAACCACGTCCTGGCCGAGACCACCTTCACCGGCGAACACCTGCCGTGGCTGGAGGGAAAGACGATCCCTCAGGCATGGACCAGGACCTGGGGCCGCGGCCGCGTCTTCTACAGCGCGGTCGGACACGACCTCGACGACCTCCAGAACCCGGACGTCACCCGCCTGTGCACCCAGGGCTTCGCCTGGGCCGCCCGCCACCACGCCTGA
- a CDS encoding APC family permease, translating into MSATDNEAHAAPTSTPVGVSGGAGSPASSAADAEMLAVLGYEQKFDRKVSLWANFALGFVYLSPLVGVVSLFAVGLATAGGPSVFWIGIVGAGQFLVALVFGEVVSQFPLAGGLYQWVRRLWNGRYAWFNAWTYICCITIGITSTALFSSDFVASLFAGTADEPGISSTPTQRLWIAIAMTVVCVICNCFGTRTLALISKIGLAAELIGIVLVGLYLLVFERHNPVSIFFRTSSSNHDSYFMAFIAASLVGLFLFYGFEACGEIAEEVPNPSRSIPRAMQLTVAVGGLAALLAFVGYALAAPDLGSILSGQDTNPIPSILQNSLGIVGTKLVLAVTITSFIAGVMSQQAAASRIVFSFARDDMFPGSRVFSQITRRHRVPMNALLAVNVLPLLIFVFVYYSPDSLTKIVAFQVLAGYAAFMMVVLAALRMRLKGWRPAGAWSLGRWGFAVNVAALVYGVLGMVLLAWPTGDSGTPFVDRWIALIGFLVVSAVGLVYLLTAKPERKSTAPEGDAMEVAERLRSRAPALESTTGGNPA; encoded by the coding sequence ATGTCAGCCACCGACAACGAGGCGCACGCGGCGCCCACATCCACCCCCGTAGGCGTGTCGGGCGGGGCCGGGAGCCCCGCCTCCTCGGCCGCGGACGCGGAGATGCTCGCCGTACTCGGCTACGAGCAGAAGTTCGACAGAAAGGTCAGCCTGTGGGCGAACTTCGCCCTGGGCTTCGTCTACCTCTCGCCCCTCGTGGGCGTCGTCTCCCTCTTCGCGGTCGGTCTGGCGACCGCCGGCGGACCGTCCGTCTTCTGGATCGGGATCGTCGGGGCCGGGCAGTTCCTGGTCGCGCTGGTCTTCGGGGAGGTCGTCTCGCAGTTCCCGCTCGCCGGTGGGCTCTACCAGTGGGTCAGACGGCTGTGGAACGGGCGCTACGCCTGGTTCAACGCGTGGACGTACATCTGTTGCATCACCATCGGCATCACCAGCACCGCGCTCTTCAGCTCGGACTTCGTGGCCAGCCTCTTCGCCGGCACCGCCGACGAGCCCGGCATCAGCTCCACCCCGACCCAGCGCCTGTGGATCGCGATCGCCATGACCGTCGTCTGTGTGATCTGCAACTGCTTCGGCACCAGGACACTGGCCCTGATCTCGAAGATCGGACTCGCCGCGGAACTGATCGGTATCGTTCTCGTGGGCCTCTACCTGCTGGTCTTCGAGCGGCACAACCCGGTCTCGATCTTCTTCCGGACCAGTAGCTCCAACCACGACAGCTACTTCATGGCCTTCATCGCCGCCTCGCTCGTCGGTCTCTTCCTCTTCTACGGCTTCGAGGCGTGCGGCGAGATCGCGGAGGAGGTACCCAACCCCTCCCGCAGCATCCCGCGGGCCATGCAGCTGACCGTGGCCGTCGGCGGACTGGCCGCTCTCCTCGCCTTCGTCGGGTACGCTCTCGCGGCTCCGGACCTCGGCTCGATCCTCTCGGGCCAGGACACCAACCCGATCCCCTCGATCCTGCAGAACTCGCTGGGCATCGTCGGCACGAAGCTGGTACTCGCGGTCACCATCACGTCCTTCATCGCGGGTGTGATGAGCCAGCAGGCCGCCGCGAGCCGGATCGTCTTCTCCTTCGCTCGCGACGACATGTTCCCGGGCTCCCGCGTCTTCTCGCAGATCACCCGCAGGCACCGCGTCCCCATGAACGCGCTGCTGGCCGTGAACGTCCTGCCGTTGCTGATCTTCGTGTTCGTCTACTACTCGCCCGACTCCCTCACCAAGATCGTGGCGTTCCAGGTGCTGGCCGGATACGCGGCGTTCATGATGGTCGTACTGGCCGCGCTGCGGATGCGCCTGAAGGGCTGGCGTCCCGCCGGAGCCTGGAGCCTCGGCCGCTGGGGCTTCGCCGTCAACGTGGCGGCCCTGGTCTACGGCGTGCTCGGGATGGTTCTCCTCGCCTGGCCCACCGGTGACTCCGGAACCCCGTTCGTGGACCGGTGGATCGCACTCATCGGGTTCCTCGTCGTCTCGGCCGTGGGCCTGGTGTACCTGTTGACCGCGAAACCGGAGCGCAAGTCCACCGCGCCGGAAGGCGACGCCATGGAGGTGGCCGAGCGCCTGCGCAGCCGCGCCCCGGCCCTTGAGAGCACGACCGGAGGGAACCCCGCATGA
- the hisD gene encoding histidinol dehydrogenase codes for MSAQHKTIKAPAAVKTARTSRPEIVETVADVIADVRANGDAAVRRWSQKFDNWGPESYRLGPDRIAAVVSSVPETVLDDLRFVQKQVRGFAQAQRDSLTDFEVETLPGVFLGQRNIPIGAAGAYVPGGRYPLTASAHMTVLTAKVAGVGRVAATTPPDRGAPPAVSIAAMHLAGADEIYVMGGVQAVAALALGTETIDAVDMLAGPGNAYVAEAKRQLFGEVGIDLFAGPTEVLIVADGTADPFVVATDLLSQAEHGPDSPAVLVTTSEEVGRQTIAWVDKLLPDLSTGEVAGRAWRDHGEVIVVPTLDAAYALADEYASEHVQILTAEPREALHRMRNYGALFLGDKTCVAYGDKVIGTNHVLPTLGAARYTGGLWVGKYLKTVTYQEIRDAGSSARLGEICGRASRIENFEGHARSGDVRAARYGSAPLDWTDHTFEQS; via the coding sequence GTGTCAGCTCAACACAAGACCATCAAGGCTCCTGCCGCCGTGAAGACGGCACGGACCAGCCGTCCGGAAATCGTCGAGACCGTCGCGGACGTGATCGCCGACGTACGGGCCAACGGGGACGCCGCCGTGCGCCGCTGGTCGCAGAAGTTCGACAACTGGGGCCCGGAGTCCTACCGGCTCGGTCCCGACCGGATCGCCGCGGTGGTCTCCTCCGTCCCCGAGACCGTCCTCGACGACCTGCGCTTCGTCCAGAAGCAGGTCCGCGGCTTCGCACAGGCGCAGCGGGACTCGCTCACCGACTTCGAGGTGGAGACGCTGCCCGGAGTGTTCCTGGGGCAGCGCAACATCCCCATCGGCGCGGCCGGCGCCTACGTGCCCGGTGGCCGCTATCCCCTCACCGCGTCGGCCCACATGACCGTCCTGACGGCCAAGGTCGCCGGTGTCGGACGGGTCGCCGCCACGACCCCGCCGGACCGGGGCGCCCCGCCGGCCGTCAGCATCGCCGCGATGCACCTGGCCGGGGCCGACGAGATCTACGTCATGGGCGGGGTCCAGGCCGTGGCCGCCCTGGCGCTGGGCACCGAGACGATCGACGCGGTCGACATGCTCGCGGGGCCCGGCAACGCCTACGTGGCGGAGGCCAAGCGCCAGCTCTTCGGCGAGGTCGGCATCGATCTCTTCGCCGGACCGACGGAGGTGTTGATCGTCGCCGACGGCACCGCGGACCCGTTCGTGGTGGCGACGGACCTGCTGTCCCAGGCCGAGCACGGACCCGACTCCCCGGCCGTCCTCGTCACGACCTCCGAGGAGGTGGGCCGGCAGACCATCGCCTGGGTGGACAAGCTGCTGCCGGACCTGTCCACCGGAGAGGTCGCCGGCCGTGCCTGGCGCGACCACGGCGAGGTGATCGTCGTCCCTACCCTGGACGCCGCCTACGCACTCGCCGACGAGTACGCCAGCGAGCACGTCCAGATCCTCACCGCCGAGCCCCGCGAGGCCCTGCACCGGATGCGCAACTACGGCGCCCTGTTCCTCGGGGACAAGACGTGCGTCGCGTACGGCGACAAGGTCATCGGCACCAACCATGTGCTGCCCACCCTGGGCGCGGCCCGCTACACCGGCGGTCTCTGGGTCGGCAAGTACCTCAAGACCGTCACCTACCAGGAGATCAGGGACGCCGGGTCCAGTGCCCGGCTCGGCGAGATCTGCGGCAGGGCCTCGCGCATCGAGAACTTCGAGGGACACGCGCGCTCCGGCGACGTTCGCGCCGCGCGCTACGGATCGGCCCCGCTGGACTGGACCGACCACACCTTCGAGCAGAGCTGA
- a CDS encoding PucR family transcriptional regulator — protein sequence MAEVLTVRTALELEVFSRTTVRVYAGERNLDRPVRWVHTGEIPDIHRFLTGQEMLLTAGLGMGGTEFEQRAFIRRLADAHAAVLVIELAGRVFDSMPEAVIEEAEAVGLPLVGLADEIPFVETSAQVHEVLVGMRVKQLIAEEATSQAFMDLLLADEDYVGVVRELARRTGHPVVLEDVAHQMLAYGGATPEADRVVDEWSAHSRAIHERHPSLATQDPGVPTAPAASFREVAPCARQPVVLRGESWGWLHLLHGGQRPSPPELRTLERAAAAIAISLLSERESGARASQRQTALLNRLLLGDITGERFVILGLALGQDLRGRDLIVVTAWAGDEEPVKDHVLARLLQDAGWPAVVGDTGDFDVAVVGLPTRTDAGQVRILLADHGIRAGISRIVDPTALPLALRQSRSAASVAAAASTTEVRHFDDLGALRLLVALSEGPELRRYVEDELGPLLEHDALVKNPLLPTLRTFLDCGGNKARAAEELFIQRRTLYHRLDRLSEILGLDLTQVSNQQRLQLAVRGHDLLRKPTLRRT from the coding sequence ATGGCAGAAGTCCTGACGGTTCGCACCGCGCTGGAGCTTGAGGTGTTCTCGCGCACCACCGTGCGGGTGTATGCCGGGGAGCGGAATCTGGACCGTCCCGTGCGCTGGGTGCACACCGGGGAGATCCCGGACATCCACCGCTTTCTCACGGGTCAGGAGATGCTGCTGACGGCCGGCCTCGGCATGGGCGGGACGGAGTTCGAGCAGCGTGCCTTCATCCGACGGCTCGCGGACGCCCACGCGGCCGTCCTCGTCATCGAACTGGCCGGGCGCGTGTTCGACTCCATGCCGGAGGCCGTGATCGAGGAGGCGGAGGCCGTCGGCCTGCCCCTGGTGGGGCTCGCCGACGAGATCCCGTTCGTCGAGACCTCTGCCCAGGTCCACGAGGTGCTGGTCGGGATGCGCGTCAAGCAGCTGATCGCCGAGGAGGCCACCAGTCAGGCGTTCATGGACCTGCTTCTGGCGGACGAGGACTACGTCGGCGTGGTCAGGGAGCTGGCCCGTCGCACCGGGCACCCCGTGGTACTGGAGGACGTCGCCCACCAGATGCTGGCGTACGGCGGCGCGACGCCGGAGGCCGACCGGGTCGTGGACGAGTGGAGCGCGCACTCCCGGGCGATCCACGAACGCCACCCCTCGCTCGCGACGCAGGACCCCGGGGTGCCCACCGCCCCGGCGGCCTCGTTCCGTGAGGTCGCGCCATGCGCCCGCCAGCCCGTGGTGCTCCGGGGCGAGTCATGGGGCTGGCTGCACCTCCTGCACGGCGGACAGCGGCCGAGCCCGCCCGAGCTGCGCACACTGGAGCGGGCCGCCGCGGCCATCGCGATCTCGCTGCTGAGCGAGCGGGAGAGCGGCGCCCGCGCCTCCCAGCGCCAGACGGCGCTGCTCAACCGGCTGTTGCTCGGCGACATCACGGGAGAGCGGTTCGTGATCCTCGGCCTGGCGCTCGGCCAAGACCTGCGCGGGCGGGACCTGATCGTCGTCACGGCTTGGGCGGGGGACGAGGAGCCCGTCAAGGACCACGTCCTCGCCCGGCTGTTGCAGGATGCCGGCTGGCCCGCCGTCGTGGGCGACACCGGGGACTTCGACGTGGCGGTCGTGGGCCTGCCCACCCGCACCGACGCGGGCCAGGTCCGGATCCTGTTGGCCGATCACGGGATACGGGCCGGCATCAGCCGGATCGTGGATCCGACGGCACTTCCGCTGGCGTTGCGCCAGAGCCGCAGCGCCGCGTCCGTCGCGGCGGCCGCCTCGACCACGGAAGTGCGTCACTTCGACGATCTGGGGGCTCTGCGCCTCCTCGTGGCACTGTCCGAAGGTCCCGAGCTCAGGCGTTACGTCGAGGACGAACTCGGTCCGCTTCTGGAGCACGACGCACTGGTGAAGAACCCGCTGCTGCCCACCCTGCGTACCTTCCTCGACTGCGGTGGCAACAAGGCGCGGGCGGCGGAGGAGCTCTTCATCCAGCGGCGCACCCTCTACCACCGCCTCGACAGGCTCTCCGAGATCCTCGGCCTCGATCTCACGCAGGTCAGCAACCAGCAGCGGCTGCAACTGGCCGTGCGGGGACATGACTTGCTGCGCAAGCCGACACTGCGGCGGACCTGA
- a CDS encoding GMC family oxidoreductase — translation MSDPVRHDSTPPGLRPDALVSAGTAEEISTEVLIIGSGMGGSSLAWALKDSGLDVLVVERGHFLPREPENSQPTEMYIKGRYKNAGYWYDGGSGKPFAPGVYYWVGGNTRFYGAMLPRFRRSDFTEVEHQEGVSRAWPFGYEDLEPFYTAMEELLQVHGQAGEDPTEPPRSKPYPYPALQHEPEIERFSRSLRRQGLHPFHTPNALNISTQADRAAVTTADGCPDETGMKSDAENRLLLPALSDGVKILTGTEITRLITSPDGRKVVAAEARHAGRTVRINARSFALAGGAVNSAALLLRSADDAHPQGLANSSGLLGRNYMVHNSTFFVGVDPLRTNPTKWQKTLGLNDFYEAGPGTRFPLGNLQMLGKLQAPMLKPARPWAPTWALKLMAARSLDIYLTTEDLPSWDNRVRVDGDRILIDWTPTNLAPHHELVRRVTRAVRRSGYPLIFTQRMGIETNSHMCGTAPAGHDPARSVLDPLCRSHDVENLWLADSSFFPSSAALNPALTIGANALRIAPSLARATKA, via the coding sequence ATGTCCGACCCGGTCCGTCATGACAGCACACCCCCGGGGCTCCGGCCCGATGCCCTCGTTTCAGCCGGCACCGCCGAGGAGATCAGCACCGAAGTGCTGATCATCGGCTCCGGCATGGGCGGATCCTCGCTGGCCTGGGCGCTGAAGGACTCCGGTCTCGACGTACTCGTCGTGGAACGGGGCCATTTCCTCCCACGCGAACCCGAGAACTCGCAGCCGACCGAGATGTACATCAAGGGCAGGTACAAAAACGCCGGCTACTGGTACGACGGCGGCAGCGGTAAACCGTTCGCGCCCGGCGTGTATTACTGGGTCGGTGGAAACACGCGTTTCTACGGCGCCATGCTGCCCCGTTTCCGGCGCAGCGACTTCACCGAGGTGGAACACCAGGAGGGCGTCTCGCGCGCCTGGCCTTTCGGTTACGAGGACCTGGAGCCCTTCTACACCGCCATGGAGGAGTTGCTCCAGGTGCACGGGCAGGCCGGTGAGGACCCGACCGAGCCGCCCCGCTCCAAGCCGTACCCGTATCCGGCGCTCCAGCACGAACCGGAGATCGAGAGGTTCTCCCGGTCGCTGCGCAGGCAGGGCCTGCACCCGTTCCACACCCCGAACGCCCTGAACATCAGCACGCAGGCCGATCGCGCCGCCGTGACGACCGCCGACGGCTGTCCGGACGAGACCGGTATGAAGTCCGACGCCGAGAACCGGCTCCTCCTTCCCGCGCTGAGCGACGGCGTGAAGATCCTCACGGGTACGGAGATCACCCGCCTGATCACCTCGCCCGACGGCCGGAAGGTCGTCGCCGCCGAGGCACGGCACGCGGGCCGTACCGTCCGTATCAACGCCAGGTCCTTCGCCCTCGCCGGAGGCGCCGTCAACTCGGCCGCGCTGCTGCTGCGTTCCGCCGACGACGCGCACCCTCAGGGCCTCGCCAACTCCTCAGGGCTGCTGGGCCGCAACTACATGGTCCACAACAGCACCTTCTTCGTCGGGGTCGACCCCCTGCGGACCAACCCCACCAAGTGGCAGAAGACGCTCGGCCTGAACGACTTCTACGAAGCCGGACCGGGAACGCGCTTCCCGCTCGGGAACCTCCAGATGCTGGGCAAGCTGCAGGCACCCATGCTCAAGCCCGCGCGTCCATGGGCGCCGACCTGGGCCCTGAAGCTCATGGCGGCCAGAAGCCTCGACATCTACCTGACGACCGAGGACCTCCCCTCCTGGGACAACCGGGTACGCGTGGACGGTGACCGCATCCTCATCGACTGGACCCCGACCAACCTCGCGCCCCACCACGAACTCGTGCGCCGGGTGACCCGGGCGGTCCGCAGGTCCGGCTATCCGCTGATCTTCACCCAGCGCATGGGCATCGAGACCAACTCCCACATGTGCGGAACGGCCCCGGCGGGTCACGACCCGGCTCGGAGCGTGCTCGACCCCCTGTGCCGCAGCCATGACGTCGAGAACCTCTGGCTGGCCGACTCGTCGTTCTTCCCGTCCTCCGCGGCGCTCAACCCGGCCCTGACGATCGGGGCGAACGCCCTGCGTATCGCCCCCTCCCTGGCCAGGGCGACGAAGGCCTGA